The Mesorhizobium sp. B1-1-8 genome contains a region encoding:
- a CDS encoding adenosine deaminase, translated as MILKAELHCHIEGAAAPELVISQARKYGKDASPYIQNGSFVWHDFTSFLAAYDFASDLFRTEEDYARLADHYLTSLARDGAIYSEVFTSPDHAKKAGLSPKAYTDALGEGMARAKAKTGIEGRMIVTGVRHVGVEAIEQAARFAARCGHPLVTGFGVAGDERIGDFEDYVRAFEIAREAGLGITIHAGELMGWESVKAALDHIRPSRVGHGVRAIENPDLVRRIADEGVVLECCPGSNIALKVFDSFADHPFPALRAAGCKVTLNSDDPPYFWTSLKREYDIAAEHFAMNDKALTAVTRTAIEAAFVDRKTKAMLLGRLDARVR; from the coding sequence ATGATCTTGAAAGCCGAGTTGCACTGCCACATCGAAGGGGCGGCGGCGCCCGAGCTTGTTATCAGCCAGGCCCGCAAATACGGCAAGGATGCCTCGCCCTACATCCAGAACGGCTCCTTCGTCTGGCACGATTTCACCTCCTTCCTCGCCGCCTATGACTTCGCCTCCGACCTGTTCCGTACCGAGGAGGATTACGCCCGCCTTGCCGACCATTACCTGACCAGCCTCGCCCGCGACGGCGCCATCTATTCCGAGGTCTTCACTTCGCCGGACCATGCGAAGAAGGCGGGCCTGTCGCCCAAGGCATATACGGATGCTCTCGGCGAGGGTATGGCCCGCGCCAAAGCCAAGACCGGCATCGAGGGGCGCATGATCGTCACCGGCGTGCGCCATGTCGGCGTCGAAGCGATCGAGCAGGCGGCGCGTTTCGCGGCCCGCTGCGGCCATCCGCTGGTCACCGGTTTCGGCGTCGCCGGCGACGAGCGTATCGGCGATTTCGAGGATTATGTGCGCGCCTTCGAGATCGCGCGCGAGGCGGGCCTCGGCATCACCATCCATGCCGGAGAGCTGATGGGCTGGGAGAGTGTCAAGGCTGCGCTCGACCACATCCGCCCGTCGCGCGTCGGCCACGGCGTGCGCGCCATCGAGAACCCCGACCTTGTCCGCCGCATCGCCGATGAGGGCGTGGTGCTGGAGTGCTGCCCCGGCTCCAACATTGCGCTCAAGGTGTTCGACAGCTTCGCCGACCATCCCTTTCCGGCGCTGCGTGCGGCCGGCTGCAAGGTGACGCTCAACTCCGACGACCCGCCCTATTTCTGGACCTCGCTGAAGCGCGAATACGATATCGCCGCTGAGCATTTTGCGATGAACGACAAGGCGCTG
- the ubiE gene encoding bifunctional demethylmenaquinone methyltransferase/2-methoxy-6-polyprenyl-1,4-benzoquinol methylase UbiE — MSVERTTATGGMETSYGFKSVGAGDKQLLVNDVFHKVANRYDLMNDLMSGGLHRLWKDAMVAWLNPPKRSGWKVLDVAGGTGDIAFRIVEASQRNAHATVLDINGSMLAVGRDRAEKKGLSEKTDFVEANAEALPFEDDTFDAYTIAFGIRNVPRIDIALSEAYRVLKRGGRFLCLEFSEVEMPLLDKAYEAWSFNAIPRIGKAVTGESEPYSYLVESIRKFPNQVNFASMIARAGFDRVTFRNYSGGIAALHSGWKL, encoded by the coding sequence ATGTCAGTTGAGAGAACCACGGCCACGGGCGGCATGGAAACCTCCTACGGGTTCAAGAGCGTGGGGGCGGGCGACAAGCAGCTTCTCGTCAACGATGTCTTCCATAAGGTTGCCAATCGCTACGACCTGATGAACGACCTGATGTCGGGCGGGTTGCACCGCCTATGGAAGGACGCAATGGTCGCCTGGCTCAATCCGCCGAAGCGGTCGGGCTGGAAGGTGCTCGACGTCGCCGGCGGCACGGGCGACATCGCCTTCCGCATCGTCGAGGCCAGCCAGCGCAATGCACACGCCACCGTGCTCGACATCAACGGCTCGATGCTTGCCGTCGGCCGTGACCGCGCCGAGAAGAAGGGGCTCTCGGAAAAGACCGATTTCGTCGAGGCCAACGCCGAGGCGCTGCCTTTCGAGGACGATACCTTCGACGCCTACACGATCGCCTTCGGCATCCGCAATGTGCCGCGCATCGACATCGCGCTCAGCGAGGCCTATCGGGTGCTGAAGCGCGGCGGACGGTTTCTCTGCCTCGAATTCTCCGAGGTCGAAATGCCGCTGCTCGACAAGGCCTATGAGGCTTGGTCATTCAACGCCATCCCCAGGATCGGCAAGGCGGTGACCGGCGAAAGCGAGCCCTATTCCTATCTGGTGGAGTCGATCCGCAAATTCCCCAACCAGGTGAATTTTGCTTCCATGATCGCCCGCGCGGGCTTCGATCGGGTCACCTTCCGCAACTATTCGGGCGGCATCGCGGCACTGCATTCGGGCTGGAAGCTTTGA
- the ubiB gene encoding 2-polyprenylphenol 6-hydroxylase, with amino-acid sequence MTSVGAAFRLARAGWVLVREGVVAALPGDELSGMPKFGWQLARLLTRRRARTYQRGDRLARAVVRLGPSYVKLGQFLATRPDVVGNDMALDLALLQDKMHTFPKAEAVHAIEASLGRRIDDLYASFGEPVAAASIAQVHGAEIVRDGKASRVAVKVIRPGVRHRFFQDLESYFLAARLQEKYIPSSRRLRPIEVTQTLAQTTKVEMDMRLEAAAFSELAENTKDDPGFRVPAVDWERTGRDVITMEWIDGVKMNDIAGLAAAGHDLRVIAANLIQSFLRHTLRDGFFHADMHPGNLFVEADGTIVAVDLGIAGRLGKKERRFLAEILYGFIVRDYQRVAEVHFEAGYVPRQHNVSAFAQAIRAIGEPIHGQSAETISMAKLLTLLFEVTELFDMATRPELILLQKTMVVVEGVARTLDPAFNMWKTSEPVVSEWIAGNLGPRGLLTDARDGARAMLALARQAPDLAARTERLSREIDLMAEHGLRFDEATARSIGKAEARHTRSGRVALWVIALTLIYVVWKLF; translated from the coding sequence ATGACCAGCGTCGGCGCCGCCTTCAGGCTCGCCAGGGCCGGCTGGGTGCTGGTGCGCGAAGGCGTCGTCGCGGCGCTGCCGGGCGACGAGCTCTCCGGCATGCCGAAGTTCGGCTGGCAGCTGGCGCGCCTGCTCACCCGCCGCCGCGCCAGGACCTACCAGCGCGGCGATCGGCTGGCGCGGGCGGTGGTGCGGCTGGGGCCGTCCTACGTCAAGCTCGGCCAGTTCCTGGCGACACGGCCCGACGTTGTCGGCAACGACATGGCGCTCGACCTCGCGCTGCTGCAGGACAAGATGCACACCTTCCCGAAGGCGGAGGCGGTTCACGCGATCGAAGCCTCGCTCGGGCGCAGGATCGACGATCTCTATGCGAGCTTCGGCGAGCCTGTGGCTGCCGCTTCGATCGCCCAGGTGCACGGCGCTGAAATCGTTCGTGACGGAAAGGCCTCGCGTGTGGCCGTGAAGGTCATCCGCCCCGGCGTGCGCCATCGCTTCTTCCAGGATCTCGAGAGCTACTTCCTCGCCGCCCGCCTGCAGGAAAAATATATTCCCTCCTCCCGCCGGCTGCGGCCGATCGAGGTAACCCAGACGCTGGCGCAGACCACCAAGGTCGAAATGGACATGCGGCTCGAGGCGGCCGCGTTTTCCGAGCTCGCTGAAAACACGAAGGACGATCCGGGCTTTCGCGTGCCGGCGGTCGACTGGGAGCGGACCGGCCGCGACGTGATCACCATGGAGTGGATCGACGGCGTCAAGATGAACGATATCGCCGGCCTTGCCGCCGCCGGCCACGATCTCAGGGTGATCGCCGCCAACCTCATCCAGTCGTTCCTCAGGCACACATTGCGCGACGGCTTCTTCCATGCCGACATGCATCCGGGCAATCTGTTCGTCGAGGCCGACGGCACGATCGTCGCCGTTGATCTCGGCATTGCCGGCCGGCTCGGCAAGAAGGAACGGCGCTTCCTGGCCGAGATCCTCTATGGCTTTATCGTGCGCGACTATCAGCGCGTCGCCGAGGTGCATTTCGAGGCTGGCTACGTGCCGCGCCAGCACAATGTCTCTGCCTTCGCCCAGGCGATCCGGGCCATCGGCGAGCCGATCCACGGCCAGTCGGCCGAGACCATCTCGATGGCCAAGCTTCTGACGCTGCTGTTCGAAGTCACCGAACTCTTCGACATGGCGACCCGGCCTGAGCTGATCCTGCTGCAAAAAACCATGGTGGTGGTCGAAGGCGTCGCCCGCACGCTCGATCCGGCCTTCAACATGTGGAAGACCTCGGAGCCGGTGGTGAGCGAGTGGATCGCCGGCAATCTCGGACCGCGCGGCCTGCTCACCGACGCCCGCGACGGCGCCAGGGCGATGCTGGCCCTGGCGCGCCAGGCGCCGGACCTCGCCGCCCGCACTGAGCGGCTGTCGCGCGAGATCGACCTGATGGCCGAGCACGGCCTGCGCTTCGACGAGGCGACGGCGCGCTCGATCGGCAAGGCCGAGGCGCGCCATACCCGCTCCGGCCGCGTGGCTCTGTGGGTGATCGCGCTGACGCTGATTTATGTCGTATGGAAATTGTTTTGA
- a CDS encoding FitA-like ribbon-helix-helix domain-containing protein, which produces MEIVLIALNDSSASVAFIESSSFIDYVEARSKDMGTLTIRNLDDTVKQKLRERAAVRGVSMEEEARSVLARSVLSEAADYEPRGESLYAAIRRLVAPYGGFDIELPERGPTRDPLKFD; this is translated from the coding sequence ATGGAAATTGTTTTGATTGCTCTTAATGACAGCAGTGCAAGCGTTGCTTTCATTGAAAGCAGCTCTTTCATAGACTACGTTGAGGCAAGGAGCAAAGATATGGGCACACTTACGATCCGAAATCTCGACGACACCGTGAAGCAAAAACTGCGTGAGCGCGCTGCAGTGAGAGGAGTTTCGATGGAAGAGGAAGCACGTAGCGTTCTCGCCAGGAGTGTTCTGTCTGAAGCGGCGGACTATGAGCCTCGGGGTGAGTCACTTTACGCGGCGATTCGCCGGTTGGTTGCGCCTTATGGCGGTTTCGATATCGAACTGCCGGAGCGCGGCCCTACGCGCGATCCGCTGAAATTCGATTGA
- a CDS encoding type II toxin-antitoxin system VapC family toxin, with protein sequence MFVLDTNVISETFKPRPDAGVATWMESSFGNRFYVTAMTKAELLVGLANMPDGKRKAELGSAIGAFFTTELKTPVLAFGDREAEAYAEIVSKRRFLGRPIREFDAQIASVARSRGFAVVTRNVADFADCGINIVNPWEGA encoded by the coding sequence ATGTTCGTGCTGGATACGAACGTTATTTCGGAAACCTTCAAGCCACGGCCAGACGCGGGGGTGGCCACTTGGATGGAGAGTTCATTTGGGAATCGCTTTTACGTCACGGCGATGACCAAGGCAGAGCTGCTCGTGGGTCTTGCCAACATGCCGGATGGGAAGCGTAAAGCTGAATTGGGTAGCGCAATCGGGGCGTTTTTCACCACAGAGCTCAAGACTCCCGTACTTGCCTTTGGAGACCGTGAGGCCGAGGCATATGCAGAGATTGTCTCGAAGAGACGGTTTCTAGGACGTCCTATCCGTGAATTTGACGCGCAAATTGCCTCGGTTGCTCGCTCGCGGGGCTTTGCTGTGGTGACCAGGAATGTTGCCGACTTTGCAGACTGCGGCATCAACATAGTCAACCCCTGGGAGGGAGCATGA
- the coaBC gene encoding bifunctional phosphopantothenoylcysteine decarboxylase/phosphopantothenate--cysteine ligase CoaBC has protein sequence MTLSGKRILLIIGGGIAAYKALDLIRRLRERGATVRVVMTAAAQEFVTTLSAGALSADHVFTELFDRKDEHDIGHIKLSREADLLVVAPATADLMAKLASGHANDLASTVLLATDKKVLMAPAMNPKMWAHAATRRNRATLQKDGIAFVGPGRGEMAESNEAGEGRMAEPLEIVAAIESMLDERPKPLAGRRIIVTSGPTHEPIDPVRYIANRSSGKQGHAIASALAKLGADVRLVSGPVAIADPAGVTTTHVETAAEMKDAVERLLPADAAVFVAAVADWRTANTAGEKIKKVTGKGPPALQMVENPDILADIGHHSRRPGLVVGFAAETQDLIGNAEAKLKKKGADFIVANDVSHESGIGPSGVMGGDRNKVRIVSRTGVEEWPEMDKDEVAARLAKLIAERLQTIVA, from the coding sequence ATGACCCTCTCCGGCAAGCGCATCCTGCTTATCATCGGCGGCGGCATAGCGGCCTACAAGGCGCTCGACCTGATCCGGCGACTGCGCGAGCGGGGCGCTACGGTCAGGGTCGTCATGACCGCGGCCGCGCAGGAATTCGTCACCACGCTGTCTGCAGGCGCGCTGTCCGCCGACCATGTCTTCACCGAACTGTTCGACCGCAAGGACGAACACGATATCGGCCATATAAAGCTGTCGCGTGAGGCCGATCTGCTGGTGGTGGCGCCGGCCACCGCCGACCTGATGGCAAAGCTCGCCAGCGGCCATGCCAACGACCTTGCCTCGACGGTGCTTCTGGCTACCGACAAGAAAGTGCTGATGGCACCGGCGATGAACCCGAAAATGTGGGCGCACGCCGCCACGCGCCGCAACCGGGCGACGCTGCAGAAGGACGGCATCGCCTTCGTCGGCCCCGGCAGGGGCGAGATGGCGGAAAGCAATGAGGCTGGCGAGGGCCGCATGGCCGAACCGCTGGAGATCGTCGCGGCGATCGAATCCATGCTCGACGAGCGGCCGAAGCCGCTTGCCGGCCGCAGGATCATCGTCACCTCCGGGCCGACGCATGAGCCGATCGACCCGGTGCGCTACATCGCCAACCGCTCGTCAGGCAAGCAGGGCCATGCGATCGCATCGGCGCTGGCGAAGCTCGGCGCCGACGTCCGGCTGGTTTCCGGTCCGGTGGCCATCGCCGATCCAGCCGGCGTCACGACCACGCATGTCGAGACGGCGGCCGAGATGAAGGACGCCGTCGAGCGGCTATTGCCGGCTGATGCGGCGGTGTTCGTCGCCGCGGTCGCCGACTGGCGCACGGCGAACACTGCCGGCGAGAAGATCAAGAAGGTGACGGGCAAGGGGCCGCCGGCGCTGCAGATGGTCGAAAATCCCGACATCCTGGCCGATATCGGCCATCACAGCCGGCGCCCGGGTCTCGTTGTCGGCTTCGCCGCCGAGACGCAGGATCTGATCGGCAACGCAGAAGCCAAGCTCAAGAAGAAGGGCGCCGATTTCATCGTCGCCAACGACGTCTCGCATGAAAGCGGCATCGGTCCGTCCGGCGTCATGGGTGGCGACCGCAACAAGGTGCGCATCGTCTCCAGAACCGGCGTCGAGGAATGGCCGGAAATGGACAAGGATGAAGTGGCGGCACGACTTGCCAAGTTGATCGCCGAACGGCTGCAGACGATCGTGGCCTAA
- a CDS encoding MFS transporter, translating into MGGNKVDWRALWASGDLARFCFISLGILLHATNETMIATIMPAMVGDLAGVEFVGWSLAVYELGAIVAGAAAGRLVSYVALRSNMMVAALLYAVGALVCATAPSMPAFLAGRLIEGLGGGALVSLAFVSVERLFPRNIWPQLFGIMSAIWGVAAFSGPLLGAIMVDLLSWRWAFGAFTLGGAAMALASFIVLDTLGAKRPQAATGTAPPFPYLALGCLAISVVLIATAGVDIALLRSSLLLGLGLVGLALFFRVDALRPGSRLFPSQLFSWRSPLGNGMTMVAAFSVATCTFAIYGPLLLTTLHGVPILTTGYIIAAESIAWSILSILVANAPLERERVIIVIGALMIATGLAGFAYTIPAGSIPLILLCALLQGGGFGVAWPFLTRVIVASARGDEQTIASAAVPTMQRIGYAVGAALAGIVANASGFSGGLNREAAAGVAGWLFLAFVPLGIVGCIAALRIALPSVRSQEAVG; encoded by the coding sequence ATGGGCGGCAACAAGGTGGATTGGCGGGCGCTGTGGGCAAGCGGCGACCTGGCGCGCTTCTGTTTCATCAGCCTCGGCATTCTGCTGCATGCCACCAATGAGACGATGATCGCCACGATCATGCCGGCAATGGTCGGCGACCTTGCCGGTGTCGAATTCGTCGGCTGGTCGCTGGCGGTCTATGAACTTGGCGCCATTGTTGCCGGTGCGGCCGCCGGCAGGCTGGTCAGCTATGTCGCGCTGCGCTCCAACATGATGGTCGCCGCCCTGCTCTACGCGGTCGGGGCGTTGGTCTGCGCCACGGCGCCATCGATGCCCGCGTTCCTTGCCGGCCGGCTGATCGAGGGCCTGGGCGGCGGCGCGCTTGTGTCGCTGGCCTTCGTCTCGGTCGAGCGGCTGTTTCCACGCAACATCTGGCCGCAGCTCTTCGGCATCATGTCGGCGATCTGGGGCGTCGCCGCCTTCAGCGGCCCGCTGCTCGGCGCGATCATGGTCGATCTGTTGTCGTGGCGCTGGGCCTTCGGCGCCTTCACGCTGGGCGGCGCGGCGATGGCGCTGGCAAGCTTCATCGTGCTCGACACACTCGGGGCGAAGAGGCCGCAGGCAGCCACCGGCACGGCGCCGCCCTTCCCTTATCTGGCACTCGGCTGTCTCGCCATCAGCGTGGTGCTGATCGCCACCGCCGGCGTCGACATCGCCCTGCTGCGCTCGTCGCTGCTGCTTGGCCTCGGCCTGGTCGGTCTGGCGCTATTCTTCCGTGTCGATGCGCTCAGGCCGGGCTCACGCCTGTTCCCCTCACAGCTCTTCTCCTGGCGGTCGCCGCTCGGCAACGGCATGACCATGGTCGCCGCATTTTCGGTGGCGACCTGCACCTTCGCCATTTACGGACCGCTGCTGCTCACCACGCTGCACGGCGTCCCGATCCTGACCACCGGCTACATCATAGCCGCTGAATCGATCGCCTGGTCGATCCTGTCGATCCTCGTCGCCAACGCGCCGCTGGAACGCGAGCGGGTAATCATCGTCATCGGCGCCTTGATGATCGCCACCGGCCTCGCCGGCTTCGCCTACACGATCCCTGCCGGCTCGATCCCGCTCATCCTGCTTTGCGCTCTTCTGCAAGGCGGCGGCTTTGGCGTTGCCTGGCCGTTCCTGACCCGTGTCATCGTCGCCTCGGCCCGGGGCGACGAGCAGACAATTGCGTCGGCCGCGGTGCCGACCATGCAGCGGATCGGCTATGCTGTAGGCGCCGCGCTTGCAGGCATCGTCGCCAATGCCAGCGGCTTCTCCGGCGGCCTGAACCGCGAGGCCGCGGCCGGCGTCGCCGGCTGGCTGTTCCTCGCCTTCGTGCCGCTCGGGATTGTCGGATGCATCGCCGCGCTGAGGATCGCGCTGCCCTCAGTGCGATCACAGGAAGCAGTCGGTTAG
- a CDS encoding DUF992 domain-containing protein, producing the protein MIRKLAYAAALASTVLAFPVSAGTLRLGTLDCSIDGGIGYIISSNKGVSCVFRPSHHGPAEIYTGMISKLGVDVGKTHQGQLVWAVLAATPSHDAGDLAGSYYGVNAEASVVTGGGANVLVGGWNSAFMLEPLSVQAQTGVNLAVTVASLDLVHSYK; encoded by the coding sequence ATGATCAGGAAACTTGCCTATGCCGCCGCGCTTGCCAGCACCGTGCTCGCCTTTCCCGTAAGCGCCGGCACGCTCCGGCTCGGCACACTCGATTGCTCCATTGACGGGGGCATCGGCTATATCATCTCGTCAAACAAGGGCGTGTCCTGCGTCTTCCGGCCTTCTCATCACGGGCCTGCCGAGATTTACACCGGGATGATCTCCAAGCTCGGCGTCGATGTCGGCAAGACGCATCAGGGCCAGCTTGTCTGGGCAGTCCTGGCAGCTACCCCCAGTCATGACGCGGGGGATCTCGCCGGCAGCTATTACGGTGTCAATGCCGAGGCGAGCGTGGTGACCGGCGGAGGTGCCAACGTCCTGGTCGGCGGATGGAACAGCGCCTTCATGCTCGAGCCGCTCAGCGTCCAGGCGCAGACCGGCGTCAATCTGGCCGTCACCGTGGCCTCGCTTGACCTCGTCCATTCCTACAAGTGA
- a CDS encoding tetratricopeptide repeat protein, with translation MNAISVERGTAFRGFALTAALLSGLALAACQTTPTGEFNNIDKAQGSTENISSLSAVIQRNPQDPEGYNVRGSAYGRGGQYQAALKDFDSAIQLNPNFYQAYSNRALIQRFLGNQQAALADYNRSIQINANYDAAYIGRGNLYRKAGRTQDAFNDFQKAIQLDTTDARAYHNRGLIYQSQGQHKFAIEDFSTAISLAPDAAEPYNGRGLSYLAMNDEDNAFSDFNMAIKLDGKNAEAWANQALIYERRGDKVRAAKSYREAVHLDPNYQPAKDGLSRTSSAS, from the coding sequence ATGAATGCAATTTCCGTGGAGCGCGGGACCGCTTTTCGCGGCTTCGCCCTGACTGCGGCCCTGCTTTCGGGCCTGGCCCTAGCAGCGTGCCAGACGACCCCGACCGGCGAGTTCAACAATATCGACAAGGCGCAAGGGTCGACCGAGAACATCTCCTCGCTGTCGGCGGTCATCCAGCGCAATCCGCAGGACCCCGAGGGCTACAACGTGCGCGGCTCGGCCTATGGCCGCGGCGGCCAGTACCAGGCGGCGCTCAAGGATTTCGACTCCGCCATCCAGCTCAATCCGAATTTCTACCAGGCCTATTCCAACCGCGCCCTCATCCAGCGCTTCCTCGGCAACCAGCAAGCAGCGCTCGCCGACTACAACCGCTCGATCCAGATCAACGCCAACTATGACGCCGCTTACATCGGCCGCGGCAATCTCTATCGCAAGGCGGGCCGCACCCAGGATGCCTTCAACGACTTCCAGAAGGCGATCCAGCTCGACACCACCGATGCGCGCGCCTATCACAATCGCGGCCTGATCTATCAGAGCCAGGGCCAGCACAAATTCGCCATCGAGGATTTCTCGACCGCCATCTCGCTGGCGCCTGACGCCGCCGAGCCCTATAACGGCCGCGGCCTCTCCTACCTCGCCATGAATGACGAGGACAACGCCTTCTCCGACTTCAACATGGCCATCAAGCTCGACGGCAAGAATGCCGAGGCCTGGGCCAACCAGGCGCTGATCTACGAGCGGCGCGGCGACAAGGTCAGGGCGGCCAAATCCTACCGCGAAGCCGTTCACCTCGACCCGAACTATCAGCCGGCCAAGGACGGCCTGTCGCGCACCTCCAGCGCCAGCTGA
- the rpsU gene encoding 30S ribosomal protein S21, producing MQVLVRDNNVDQALRALKKKMQREGIFREMKMRGHYEKPSEKRAREKAEAVRRARKLARKRAQREGLLPMTPRPAPAGAAGAPRSPRS from the coding sequence GTGCAGGTACTCGTCCGCGACAACAACGTTGATCAGGCGCTTCGCGCGCTGAAGAAGAAGATGCAGCGCGAAGGTATTTTCCGCGAGATGAAGATGCGCGGTCACTACGAGAAGCCGTCGGAGAAGCGTGCTCGCGAAAAGGCGGAAGCCGTTCGTCGCGCCCGCAAGCTGGCCCGCAAGCGCGCGCAGCGCGAAGGCCTGCTGCCGATGACCCCGCGCCCGGCTCCGGCCGGTGCCGCCGGCGCGCCGCGCTCGCCGCGCTCATAA
- a CDS encoding SET domain-containing protein, whose amino-acid sequence MLLIRTYVAQSAIEGVGVFAAEPIRKGASIWRLDPDFDRLIPMEKYETAPPHLKELLDRYAYPSPDRPGFMVYEVDNGRFMNHAERPNTDFSRYGGATATRDIAAGEEITCDYGEFFEDFARLHLATA is encoded by the coding sequence ATGCTGCTGATCAGAACCTACGTCGCCCAGAGCGCAATCGAAGGCGTCGGTGTTTTCGCCGCCGAGCCGATCCGCAAGGGCGCCTCGATCTGGCGCCTGGATCCCGATTTCGACCGGCTGATCCCGATGGAAAAATACGAGACGGCGCCGCCGCATCTGAAGGAATTGCTCGACCGTTACGCCTATCCCAGTCCGGACCGGCCGGGCTTCATGGTCTATGAAGTCGACAATGGCCGTTTCATGAACCATGCCGAGCGGCCGAACACGGATTTCTCGCGATATGGCGGCGCCACCGCTACCCGCGACATCGCCGCCGGCGAGGAAATCACCTGCGACTACGGCGAGTTCTTCGAGGATTTCGCGCGCCTCCATTTGGCGACAGCGTAG
- a CDS encoding SDR family oxidoreductase, translated as MFALTDKVAIVTGASSGIGRATAKLFAEQGAKVVVAARRQAELDALVAEIEAAEGTAVALAGDVTDEAYAKALVELAAAAFGGLDIALNNAGSVGIMGPVPDMSAQTWHGTLDTNLTSAFLGAKHQIPAMLERGGGSLIFTSSFVGYTAGMPGMAAYAAAKAGLIGLTQVLAAEYGPKGLRVNALLPGGTDTPAATFKTPESRAFVENLHALKRVAQPQEIARSALYLASDASSFTTGTALFADGGVSINRT; from the coding sequence ATGTTCGCACTGACAGACAAGGTCGCCATCGTCACCGGCGCCAGTTCCGGCATCGGCCGCGCCACCGCAAAACTGTTCGCCGAGCAAGGCGCCAAGGTGGTCGTTGCCGCCCGTCGCCAAGCAGAACTTGACGCACTCGTCGCCGAAATCGAGGCAGCCGAGGGCACGGCCGTCGCGCTTGCCGGCGACGTCACCGACGAAGCCTATGCGAAAGCTCTCGTCGAACTGGCGGCCGCCGCCTTCGGCGGGCTCGATATCGCACTGAACAATGCCGGTTCGGTCGGTATCATGGGTCCGGTTCCCGACATGTCGGCACAGACATGGCATGGAACGCTCGATACCAACCTGACCAGCGCCTTCCTCGGCGCGAAGCACCAGATACCGGCGATGCTGGAGCGCGGCGGCGGCTCGCTGATCTTCACCTCCAGCTTCGTCGGCTACACCGCCGGCATGCCGGGCATGGCGGCCTATGCCGCGGCCAAGGCCGGCCTGATCGGGCTGACGCAGGTGCTGGCCGCCGAATACGGGCCGAAAGGGCTGCGGGTCAACGCGCTGCTGCCTGGCGGCACCGATACGCCTGCCGCGACCTTCAAGACGCCCGAATCGCGAGCCTTCGTCGAAAACCTGCATGCCTTGAAACGCGTCGCACAGCCGCAAGAGATCGCCCGTTCGGCGCTTTACCTTGCCTCCGACGCCTCGAGCTTCACCACCGGCACGGCGCTGTTTGCCGATGGCGGCGTCTCGATCAACCGGACGTGA
- a CDS encoding YrdB family protein, with amino-acid sequence MVGNAWWNLTLRFLLELAALLGLGMAGWSLSDGWLRWILAPGLPLVAAALWGTFAVRDDPSRSGRAPVPVPGAVRLALELIILFGGAAGYHLAGYTTTGIVIAVLIAISYVFSLDRLAWLLRQ; translated from the coding sequence ATGGTGGGCAACGCCTGGTGGAACCTGACATTGCGCTTCCTGCTCGAGCTTGCCGCTCTGCTCGGGCTCGGCATGGCCGGCTGGAGTTTGTCGGACGGATGGTTGCGTTGGATACTCGCTCCAGGATTGCCGCTCGTTGCGGCAGCTCTTTGGGGGACTTTTGCAGTGCGCGATGACCCAAGCCGGTCGGGTCGCGCGCCGGTTCCGGTGCCAGGGGCCGTCAGGCTGGCGCTGGAACTTATCATCCTTTTCGGCGGTGCGGCCGGATACCATCTGGCCGGCTATACCACCACAGGCATCGTCATCGCTGTGCTCATTGCCATCAGCTACGTCTTTTCGCTCGATCGCCTGGCGTGGCTGCTGCGGCAGTAG